Proteins encoded by one window of Alkalinema sp. FACHB-956:
- a CDS encoding Npun_R2479 family HD domain-containing metalloprotein, whose product MFNATELLIDDFVKKLREGYRRTYGGLKCDYEEIIGWVGAMAMENVANSDALYHNVEHSILVTLVGQEVLRGRQIREGGVSCEDWLHFIISLVCHDIGYVKGVCRADRHGWYATGIGEEMIQLPHGATDAALTPYHVDRAKLFIDERFGNHRLIDAEAIKRNIELTRFPVPSAEDHQTTDDYPGLIRGSDLIGQLSDPRYLKKISALFYEFEETGVNKLLGYRNPGDLRKNYPRFYWKGVYPYIQDGLRYLSLTQQGKQIIANLYSNVFVIEHETLDGEYMFNHKSLMD is encoded by the coding sequence ATGTTTAATGCAACTGAGCTACTAATTGACGACTTTGTAAAAAAGTTGCGCGAGGGCTACCGACGCACCTACGGCGGCCTCAAATGTGACTATGAAGAAATCATTGGCTGGGTGGGTGCCATGGCGATGGAAAATGTCGCCAATAGTGATGCTCTCTACCACAATGTGGAGCACTCAATTCTCGTTACCTTAGTCGGCCAAGAAGTCCTGCGAGGCCGACAAATTCGGGAAGGGGGCGTTTCCTGTGAAGACTGGCTGCACTTTATTATTTCTCTGGTCTGCCACGACATTGGTTATGTCAAGGGTGTCTGCCGCGCCGATCGCCATGGCTGGTATGCCACCGGCATTGGCGAAGAAATGATCCAACTACCCCACGGGGCGACCGATGCTGCCCTGACCCCCTACCATGTCGATCGGGCCAAACTGTTTATTGACGAGCGCTTTGGCAACCATCGCCTGATCGATGCCGAAGCCATCAAGCGCAATATTGAACTGACACGCTTCCCGGTACCCTCGGCGGAAGACCATCAAACCACCGATGACTATCCTGGGTTGATTCGCGGATCCGATCTAATTGGACAACTGAGCGATCCCCGCTATCTCAAGAAAATCAGCGCCCTGTTCTACGAGTTTGAAGAAACCGGAGTCAACAAATTGCTGGGCTACCGTAATCCCGGAGATCTGCGGAAAAACTACCCCCGTTTCTACTGGAAAGGGGTATATCCCTATATTCAAGATGGCCTGCGGTATCTTTCCCTCACCCAACAGGGCAAGCAAATTATCGCCAATCTCTACTCCAATGTTTTCGTGATTGAACATGAAACTCTGGATGGAGAATATATGTTCAACCATAAATCCCTCATGGATTAA
- a CDS encoding DUF6464 family protein, whose product MEQPSLPTEVILQASQKSLGNVYLDWVPQPGAYLNLEGQTYTVLERRHRYQFKAGRYRLHKIAIYVQSSACPEERSLVDGRWVMGDASCQYNARSELLRCAVNAFGPCQGCQFYTPRDSRSPLG is encoded by the coding sequence ATGGAGCAGCCTTCATTGCCCACCGAGGTCATTCTCCAGGCATCCCAAAAATCCTTGGGGAATGTCTACCTCGATTGGGTCCCTCAACCGGGAGCCTACCTCAACCTCGAAGGTCAGACCTATACGGTGCTAGAACGACGCCATCGCTATCAGTTCAAAGCAGGACGGTATCGTCTCCATAAGATTGCGATCTACGTACAAAGTTCGGCTTGCCCAGAGGAACGGAGCTTGGTTGATGGGCGGTGGGTGATGGGAGACGCAAGCTGCCAATACAATGCGCGATCGGAACTCCTGCGGTGTGCGGTAAATGCCTTTGGGCCTTGTCAAGGGTGCCAGTTCTACACCCCTCGGGACTCACGATCGCCATTGGGTTGA
- a CDS encoding DUF4335 domain-containing protein yields the protein MSTIQRQYSLPNCTLILEGFRDMANFNPAELRPVMSLLLNAECHLEGIQTPLVGGREFFESLVTAVSLYAQECLSGVPLPHHLYSDKTGLVQIKRVGPDTHQLTYRVEPSEAGTASEPRVVNLTTVQLFDLVEAIDQFVADTQTLPFWSLNLAPVPKKYAPREIGVKQALPAAIGVSSLALAGAALFAMPTPEFRQPQNFKPGSQPSPTASASASPSPSPSSTAPDLSQLETALDKVPPITDPEEIAKLQAGLEEKLKLQYSVAAQVPEALVYRVSVGKDGNIVGYKDQNEAALKNSAKTPLPSLLVKPVPGQPVAEAIAQYRVTFQPDGSLEVIPWEAVTAASPSPSPSESPSGSPSPSPSESPSPSPSESPSPTPSPEASASPSPTASAESGEVTEITASAEVETLQPKLREQVVKAWTDPLTFNDDLQFRVRVDKAGNILDFQPHNRAARDNVNVTPLPRLGKEATSDQTPSQSFATFKVVFRPNGRLEVSPWHGYIN from the coding sequence ATGAGTACAATTCAGCGGCAATATAGCCTACCCAACTGCACCCTCATTTTGGAGGGCTTTCGGGATATGGCCAATTTCAATCCCGCCGAGTTACGTCCCGTAATGTCTTTGCTGCTCAATGCAGAATGCCACTTGGAAGGGATCCAGACACCTCTGGTGGGAGGCCGGGAATTTTTTGAAAGTTTAGTGACGGCTGTGAGTCTCTATGCGCAGGAATGCCTGAGCGGAGTTCCCCTGCCCCATCACCTTTACAGCGATAAGACTGGGCTGGTACAGATCAAGCGAGTGGGGCCAGATACCCACCAACTCACCTACCGGGTTGAGCCCTCTGAAGCGGGAACGGCCTCGGAACCCAGGGTGGTTAATTTAACGACGGTGCAGTTGTTTGATCTCGTGGAAGCGATCGATCAATTTGTCGCCGATACGCAAACGCTGCCGTTTTGGTCGTTGAACTTGGCTCCAGTGCCCAAGAAATACGCCCCTCGGGAAATTGGGGTGAAGCAGGCGCTTCCAGCGGCGATCGGGGTGTCGAGTTTGGCCTTGGCGGGGGCAGCATTATTTGCGATGCCCACCCCGGAGTTTCGCCAGCCCCAAAACTTCAAGCCCGGCAGTCAACCCAGCCCCACGGCGTCCGCCAGCGCTAGCCCGTCGCCCAGTCCTTCCAGTACAGCACCGGACTTATCGCAACTGGAAACGGCGCTGGATAAGGTTCCGCCCATTACCGATCCTGAAGAAATTGCCAAGTTGCAGGCAGGCTTAGAGGAAAAACTGAAGTTGCAGTATTCGGTGGCGGCGCAGGTGCCCGAAGCGTTGGTCTATCGAGTCAGTGTAGGCAAAGATGGCAACATTGTGGGCTACAAGGATCAGAACGAAGCGGCTCTGAAAAATTCTGCGAAAACGCCGTTGCCCAGTTTGCTGGTTAAACCCGTACCAGGACAGCCCGTCGCGGAGGCGATCGCCCAGTACCGGGTGACATTCCAACCCGATGGATCCTTAGAAGTCATCCCCTGGGAAGCGGTAACAGCAGCTAGCCCGAGTCCCAGTCCTAGCGAAAGTCCCAGTGGCAGTCCTAGTCCCAGTCCTAGCGAAAGTCCCAGTCCCAGCCCTAGCGAAAGCCCCAGTCCAACGCCCAGCCCAGAGGCATCCGCGAGTCCTTCTCCCACGGCTTCCGCAGAATCCGGCGAAGTCACAGAAATTACGGCTTCTGCTGAGGTAGAGACCCTCCAACCTAAGTTGAGGGAACAGGTGGTTAAGGCTTGGACGGATCCGCTGACCTTTAATGATGATTTGCAGTTCCGTGTACGGGTAGACAAGGCGGGCAACATTCTCGATTTTCAGCCCCATAACCGCGCTGCCCGAGACAATGTGAATGTGACCCCCCTGCCTCGTCTGGGCAAAGAAGCCACCTCGGATCAAACGCCCTCCCAGTCCTTTGCGACCTTTAAGGTTGTGTTTCGACCCAATGGACGGCTAGAAGTGAGTCCTTGGCATGGGTATATCAACTAG
- a CDS encoding response regulator transcription factor encodes MPHILIAEDEPRIAAFIEKGLKANGYRVDIVEDANLAIEMALRGNYDLLILDLGLPGKDGLEVLEALRGQGFQAPIVIVTARDDIQDKVAGFEGGANDYLTKPFRFEELLARIKVRLRERPPAATPSESVLLEVGDLVLDLRTRQVKVRETWVELPSREFTLAEMFFRNPGQVLTRERLLDRVWGYDYDPGSNVVDVYVGYLRKKLGSKVIETVRGAGYRLKRP; translated from the coding sequence ATGCCCCATATTTTGATTGCCGAAGATGAACCTCGAATTGCAGCCTTTATTGAAAAGGGTTTAAAGGCCAATGGCTATAGGGTTGACATTGTCGAGGATGCGAATTTGGCGATCGAAATGGCACTCCGGGGTAATTATGACTTACTGATATTAGATTTGGGTTTGCCGGGGAAGGATGGACTGGAAGTGCTAGAAGCGCTGCGGGGACAGGGATTTCAAGCACCGATCGTAATTGTGACGGCGAGGGATGATATTCAGGATAAAGTGGCGGGTTTTGAAGGGGGGGCCAATGATTATCTAACTAAGCCCTTTCGATTTGAGGAATTGTTAGCGCGGATTAAGGTGCGATTGCGCGAGCGACCCCCAGCAGCGACCCCCTCGGAATCGGTGCTTTTAGAAGTGGGGGATTTGGTTTTGGATCTGCGAACGCGCCAAGTCAAGGTACGGGAGACATGGGTAGAGTTGCCATCGCGGGAATTTACGCTGGCGGAAATGTTCTTTCGGAATCCAGGGCAGGTTTTGACACGGGAGCGCTTGCTCGATCGGGTCTGGGGCTATGACTATGATCCAGGCTCGAATGTGGTGGATGTGTATGTGGGTTACCTCCGCAAAAAGTTGGGTAGCAAGGTCATTGAAACAGTCAGGGGCGCTGGGTATCGCCTGAAACGGCCTTGA
- a CDS encoding HAMP domain-containing sensor histidine kinase, whose protein sequence is MGLTLGLVVVALPLMQQRVFSKVDARVREDLEEEVEDFNRILRGDLDEADRRELENIVEDGRPPFTTRPQTKREVETIFELYLNRRVPEDDTFLIAIINGEFYKSSPRALPTTLDPQQGLVKGWSSLKNFKRGKLEHHDSALGSLKYMIQPVVVDGNVMGLLVVVHGVNGERQEAIEALSGVIQVLGGLLFLVLAIAWWLSGKLLSPLRDLVNTAHQISEADLSARLPVDGNGEIAELATTFNDMMDRLESAFATQRNFINDAGHELRTPLTIVQGHLELMGNDPMEQSETLALVNDELDRMGRLVNDLILLTKAERPDFLQPEQVDLRILTEELLTKATALGDRNWQLDRVAQGSAFLDRQRMTEAVMNLAQNAVQHTEPGAVIAIGSSHNGRSLRIWVRDTGEGVSTEDQQRIFERFARAARSRRRSEGSGLGLAIVRAIAEAHHGEVHLVSQIGQGATFMIVVPILASVTSSPIRKRQL, encoded by the coding sequence GTGGGTTTGACTTTAGGCCTAGTGGTGGTGGCCTTACCGCTGATGCAGCAGCGGGTCTTTTCTAAAGTGGATGCGCGGGTCAGGGAGGATTTAGAAGAAGAAGTTGAGGACTTTAATCGGATTTTACGGGGTGATTTGGATGAGGCCGATCGACGGGAGCTAGAAAATATCGTTGAAGATGGACGTCCACCATTTACGACCCGACCGCAAACTAAGCGCGAGGTAGAAACGATCTTTGAGCTGTATCTGAATCGGCGGGTGCCAGAAGATGATACGTTTTTGATTGCCATTATTAACGGGGAGTTTTATAAGTCGAGTCCTAGAGCTTTACCGACAACGCTTGACCCACAACAGGGTTTGGTAAAGGGCTGGAGTAGTCTTAAGAATTTCAAAAGGGGGAAGTTAGAACACCACGATTCCGCCTTAGGTAGCCTGAAATATATGATCCAGCCTGTGGTGGTTGATGGCAATGTGATGGGACTGTTGGTGGTCGTCCATGGTGTCAATGGGGAACGGCAAGAGGCGATCGAAGCTTTGAGTGGCGTGATTCAGGTGTTGGGTGGGTTATTGTTTCTGGTGCTGGCGATCGCTTGGTGGCTGTCGGGGAAGCTGCTGTCGCCCTTGCGGGATTTGGTGAATACGGCGCATCAGATTAGTGAAGCCGATTTGAGTGCGCGGTTGCCTGTAGATGGCAATGGCGAGATCGCAGAATTAGCAACGACGTTTAATGACATGATGGATCGCCTAGAATCCGCATTTGCGACCCAGCGGAATTTTATTAATGATGCTGGGCATGAGTTGCGAACTCCCTTGACGATCGTGCAGGGGCATTTGGAACTGATGGGCAATGACCCGATGGAACAATCGGAAACCCTGGCTTTGGTGAATGATGAACTCGATCGCATGGGGCGCTTAGTGAATGATTTAATTTTGCTGACGAAAGCGGAGCGGCCTGATTTTCTGCAACCGGAGCAAGTAGATTTGCGAATCTTAACGGAGGAATTGCTAACAAAAGCAACGGCCTTGGGCGATCGCAATTGGCAACTGGATCGGGTGGCACAGGGCAGTGCCTTTCTCGATCGGCAGCGCATGACGGAAGCTGTGATGAATTTGGCGCAGAATGCCGTACAGCATACAGAACCAGGGGCGGTGATTGCGATCGGGTCGAGTCATAATGGGCGCTCGCTGCGAATTTGGGTGCGGGATACGGGAGAAGGTGTGAGCACTGAAGATCAACAGCGGATTTTTGAGCGATTTGCGCGGGCGGCAAGGAGCCGACGACGATCGGAGGGGTCGGGCTTGGGGCTAGCGATCGTGCGGGCGATCGCCGAAGCCCACCATGGAGAAGTCCACTTAGTGAGCCAAATTGGCCAGGGGGCAACCTTCATGATTGTTGTGCCAATTTTAGCGAGTGTCACCTCATCGCCAATCCGGAAGCGACAACTGTAG